In a single window of the Oceanispirochaeta sp. genome:
- a CDS encoding NADH-quinone oxidoreductase subunit C: MTELMTRLNERFPVEKTDKKSESQIFLTLHKNQAGQLITWLKDMEGFKHLIMVTCVDWPERNHMVLHYLLHNHDTNMDMGVLVEIEREKPEMDDLHHLWSQMATYQRELFEMYGINLPGSPRLTEAFYLEVWKEIPPMRREFDTKKYSEETFFARPGRSTNDPADTMRKELYPGRSEL, encoded by the coding sequence ATGACAGAATTGATGACGCGCCTGAACGAGCGCTTTCCCGTCGAAAAGACGGATAAAAAGTCGGAAAGCCAGATCTTCCTGACCCTGCATAAAAACCAGGCCGGTCAACTGATCACATGGCTGAAGGATATGGAAGGTTTCAAACATCTGATCATGGTGACCTGTGTCGACTGGCCCGAGCGGAATCATATGGTTCTTCACTACCTGCTGCACAACCATGACACTAATATGGATATGGGAGTCCTTGTTGAGATCGAACGGGAAAAACCGGAGATGGATGACCTCCATCATCTCTGGTCTCAGATGGCCACCTATCAGAGGGAACTCTTTGAAATGTACGGAATTAATTTACCCGGAAGTCCCAGATTGACAGAAGCTTTCTATCTTGAGGTCTGGAAAGAAATTCCACCCATGCGCCGGGAGTTTGATACCAAAAAGTATTCAGAAGAGACATTCTTCGCCCGTCCCGGACGATCCACCAATGATCCTGCAGACACAATGCGGAAAGAACTCTACCCCGGGAGGTCTGAACTATGA